A window of the Trichocoleus sp. FACHB-46 genome harbors these coding sequences:
- a CDS encoding tryptophan-rich sensory protein: MKVSPPESRSGSRAGMSLAIATLVAIVATLLVNALSNFFPIAGLNIGAVANTILGGVQITPANYAFAIWGLIYLGLIAYGVYQLGPAQRQEATLRRASSLLIVACLAQIAWVYLFTLQLFWPSVAAMLVILLPLIGAYLQLHDGGRVSRDRQWLAHIPFSIYLGWISVATIVNVASALYSSGWDRWGLSATSWTVAMLVVATIIGALVAIRRADIAFTSVFIWAFVAIAVRQLANSAITATAIGGAIVMAVLLIFINRKYNQRHL, translated from the coding sequence ATGAAAGTGTCGCCGCCAGAATCTAGATCGGGATCGCGCGCAGGCATGAGCTTGGCGATCGCAACGCTTGTGGCCATCGTCGCAACGCTGCTAGTCAATGCCCTCTCGAATTTTTTCCCGATTGCGGGGTTAAACATTGGCGCGGTTGCCAACACCATTCTGGGGGGTGTGCAGATTACCCCGGCTAACTACGCCTTTGCAATTTGGGGTCTAATTTATCTTGGACTCATTGCCTATGGGGTTTATCAGCTCGGCCCTGCTCAGCGCCAAGAGGCTACGCTGCGGCGGGCTAGCTCTCTGCTGATTGTGGCTTGCTTAGCTCAGATTGCTTGGGTTTATCTCTTCACGCTACAACTGTTTTGGCCTTCAGTGGCGGCAATGTTAGTGATTCTGCTGCCATTGATTGGAGCTTATTTGCAGCTACATGATGGCGGACGAGTGTCGCGCGATCGCCAATGGTTGGCCCATATCCCGTTTAGCATTTACTTAGGCTGGATTTCTGTCGCTACCATCGTCAATGTAGCCTCAGCGCTGTATAGTTCTGGCTGGGATCGCTGGGGTTTAAGTGCCACTAGTTGGACAGTCGCGATGTTGGTCGTTGCGACAATCATTGGAGCGCTTGTGGCCATACGACGCGCTGATATTGCCTTTACCTCGGTGTTCATCTGGGCCTTTGTGGCGATCGCAGTGCGTCAATTAGCGAACTCAGCCATAACGGCGACTGCGATTGGTGGAGCGATCGTCATGGCTGTGCTCTTAATATTCATTAACCGTAAATATAACCAACGCCACCTTTAG
- a CDS encoding response regulator codes for MYQIAIVDDNEAWCFILEARLGQHGYAVSTFTDPDAFLREAERFDLALIDFSMPPRRYQINTDGPDVICRLRQRVANPPLVILISSFFTDDILSQTSDLGLEADAYLSKSVESAGLLRQIDRLLAPKRSLAREKSQGRTDSQQRSERSSVMEMGDSLRRCG; via the coding sequence ATGTATCAAATTGCGATCGTTGATGATAATGAGGCTTGGTGCTTCATTTTAGAGGCTAGGCTAGGTCAACATGGCTATGCTGTGTCCACCTTTACTGATCCAGATGCTTTTCTGCGAGAAGCAGAGCGATTTGATCTCGCCCTGATTGACTTTTCCATGCCCCCACGACGCTACCAAATCAATACAGATGGCCCGGATGTGATTTGCCGATTGAGGCAGCGTGTAGCTAATCCACCTTTGGTAATTTTGATTTCATCTTTTTTCACGGATGATATCCTCAGTCAAACTTCTGATCTGGGGCTGGAAGCCGATGCTTACCTCAGCAAAAGTGTTGAGTCAGCAGGACTGCTGCGACAGATAGACCGCTTGCTAGCTCCTAAACGATCGCTGGCTAGAGAAAAATCTCAAGGGAGAACTGATAGCCAACAGCGCTCAGAACGCTCTTCCGTGATGGAGATGGGCGACTCCTTGCGGCGCTGCGGTTAG